The Flavobacterium marginilacus genome window below encodes:
- a CDS encoding M1 family metallopeptidase, with protein MRKISLLFILPTILLAQEKTATPAVKQPGKYDTNKFSQMYDLLATPNMFRTASGAPGPAYYQQRADYDINIELDDKNARLSGSETITYYNNSPDILEYLWVQLDQNQAAKNSQSPLVKNEKIEPVLTPAKFTDEYLKQELERGFNIEYVKDAKGSPMSYTINQTMMRINLAVPMKPGEKITFSTKWWYNINNYQKETSNGRSGYEFFEKDGNRLYVIAQFYPRMAVYNDVEGWQNMQFWGAGEFALPFGNFDVNITVPADHVIDATGELMNRSEVFTAEQVKRYELAQKSFDKPVVIVTQAEAEAAEKGFSDKKKTWKFSAKNVRDFGIAASRKFIYDAMAVQMGNRVVMAESVYPKEANPLWGETSTKTVAHTLKSYSSHTFDYPYPKAVSVSAEDQGMEYPMICWNYGRPDENGVASEQIKNGMIGVIVHEVGHNFFPMIVNSDERQWTWMDEGLNSFMEYMAEQELGTNYPSRRGPAKNIVPYMSLDQKLLEPIMSNSENIIQFGNNAYGKPATGLNILRETIMGHELFDYAFKMYANRWKFKHPTPEDFFRTMEDASAVDLDWFFRGWFYSTDFVDIGINSVKQYFVTETPTAALKAAKVRKGRFGFEKGPFVYLVEGDNSELDSSSKKPMKLEEVKLLSDYVDQNVAPEEKTSLKNPKYFYEVEFNKPGGMPMPIIVQITYEDGTADNYKYPAQIWRQNNETAKKVYAVSKAIKQIQIDPKLETADIDVTNNSWPKTEIKSKFD; from the coding sequence ATGAGAAAAATTTCACTTTTATTCATTCTTCCGACAATCTTATTGGCACAGGAAAAAACAGCAACTCCTGCCGTTAAACAGCCAGGTAAATACGATACAAATAAGTTCAGCCAGATGTATGATTTATTGGCAACGCCCAATATGTTTCGTACTGCATCCGGCGCACCCGGCCCTGCATATTATCAGCAAAGAGCCGATTACGATATCAACATAGAGCTGGACGACAAGAATGCAAGGCTAAGCGGATCAGAAACTATTACTTATTATAACAACTCTCCTGACATTTTAGAATATCTGTGGGTGCAATTGGATCAAAACCAAGCGGCGAAAAACTCTCAGTCACCATTAGTTAAAAATGAAAAAATAGAACCCGTTTTAACTCCAGCTAAATTTACTGATGAATATTTAAAACAAGAATTAGAACGTGGTTTTAATATAGAATATGTAAAAGATGCAAAAGGAAGCCCAATGTCCTACACCATCAATCAAACTATGATGCGCATTAATCTGGCTGTTCCTATGAAACCCGGTGAAAAAATTACTTTTTCAACAAAGTGGTGGTACAACATCAATAACTATCAGAAAGAAACCAGCAATGGACGTTCCGGATATGAATTTTTTGAAAAAGACGGAAACAGATTATATGTTATAGCTCAGTTCTATCCTAGAATGGCTGTATATAATGATGTTGAGGGATGGCAGAATATGCAGTTTTGGGGAGCTGGTGAATTTGCTCTGCCATTTGGGAATTTTGATGTGAATATTACAGTACCGGCAGATCATGTTATTGATGCGACTGGAGAATTAATGAACCGAAGCGAAGTATTTACTGCTGAACAGGTAAAAAGATATGAACTGGCTCAAAAATCATTTGATAAACCTGTCGTTATTGTTACACAAGCCGAGGCCGAAGCTGCCGAAAAAGGATTTTCGGACAAAAAGAAAACATGGAAATTTAGCGCCAAAAACGTAAGGGATTTTGGAATTGCGGCTTCAAGAAAATTTATTTATGATGCTATGGCCGTGCAGATGGGAAACAGAGTGGTTATGGCCGAATCGGTTTATCCAAAAGAGGCAAACCCGCTTTGGGGTGAAACATCAACAAAAACTGTCGCCCATACTTTAAAGAGTTATTCATCTCATACTTTTGATTACCCTTATCCAAAAGCAGTATCCGTTTCTGCAGAAGATCAAGGTATGGAATACCCTATGATTTGCTGGAATTATGGCCGCCCTGACGAAAATGGAGTGGCTAGTGAACAAATTAAAAATGGAATGATTGGTGTTATTGTTCATGAAGTGGGGCATAACTTTTTCCCAATGATCGTGAATTCAGATGAGCGTCAGTGGACTTGGATGGACGAAGGTTTGAATTCATTTATGGAATATATGGCAGAACAGGAATTAGGCACAAATTACCCTTCCCGACGAGGTCCTGCCAAAAACATTGTTCCTTATATGAGCTTAGATCAAAAACTTTTAGAACCTATTATGTCAAATTCTGAAAACATTATTCAGTTTGGTAATAATGCTTATGGGAAACCAGCAACTGGATTAAATATATTAAGAGAAACTATTATGGGTCATGAGCTGTTTGATTATGCATTTAAAATGTATGCTAACAGATGGAAATTCAAACACCCAACTCCAGAAGATTTTTTCAGAACAATGGAAGATGCATCGGCAGTGGATTTGGACTGGTTTTTTAGAGGCTGGTTTTATTCGACAGACTTTGTTGATATTGGAATTAACAGTGTAAAGCAATATTTTGTTACCGAAACTCCTACTGCGGCCTTAAAAGCTGCTAAAGTAAGAAAAGGGCGTTTTGGTTTTGAAAAAGGACCGTTTGTTTATCTAGTTGAAGGTGATAATTCAGAATTAGATTCTTCATCAAAAAAACCAATGAAACTGGAGGAAGTAAAACTGCTTTCTGATTATGTAGATCAAAATGTTGCCCCAGAGGAAAAAACAAGTTTAAAGAATCCTAAATATTTCTACGAGGTAGAATTCAATAAGCCTGGAGGCATGCCAATGCCTATTATTGTTCAGATTACTTATGAAGACGGAACAGCTGACAATTATAAATACCCAGCTCAGATCTGGAGACAAAATAATGAAACAGCAAAGAAAGTATATGCAGTTTCAAAAGCAATAAAACAAATTCAGATAGATCCAAAATTAGAAACTGCTGATATTGATGTAACCAATAATTCATGGCCAAAAACAGAGATAAAATCTAAGTTTGATTAG
- a CDS encoding Sec-independent protein translocase subunit TatA/TatB, producing MFGIGGGELVFILFIVLMLFGSDKVPEMARTMGKAMAQLKNATNDIKSEIQKGAEANGFDQQTLNELTGGINSEINKAKNSLLGNTSNTFNGITDTFTSEVNKTKESIASGTTNPDGSSILDDITGPVKRQM from the coding sequence ATGTTTGGAATAGGAGGAGGCGAATTAGTTTTTATTTTGTTTATCGTATTGATGCTTTTTGGTTCCGATAAAGTACCTGAAATGGCACGTACTATGGGTAAAGCTATGGCACAGCTTAAAAACGCAACCAATGATATCAAAAGTGAAATTCAAAAAGGAGCCGAAGCCAATGGTTTTGACCAGCAAACCTTGAATGAACTGACAGGCGGTATTAATTCTGAAATTAATAAAGCAAAAAACAGTCTTTTGGGCAATACTTCAAACACATTTAATGGAATAACAGACACATTCACTTCCGAAGTAAATAAAACCAAAGAAAGTATAGCAAGCGGAACAACAAATCCAGACGGTTCTTCAATTTTAGACGATATAACCGGACCGGTAAAACGCCAAATGTAA
- a CDS encoding phosphatase PAP2 family protein, with protein MLEKILALDTQLFIYLNGLGSDTYDELWLIITKQTNWIPFFLLLFYLIYTKLGIKKTGYLLLFVAVLVLATDQITNLFKYTFQRARPCNNPEINTIIRIVQSRNSFSFFSGHAANTMAVATFLYLIFKKQFKYFGLLFLWPLIFAYSRIYLGLHYPLDILSGYLCGLITGYGMYKIYQWAVRKEKI; from the coding sequence ATGCTAGAAAAAATACTTGCGCTAGATACTCAATTATTCATTTATCTTAATGGTTTAGGATCCGACACCTATGATGAGCTATGGCTTATTATTACCAAACAAACCAATTGGATTCCTTTTTTCCTGTTGCTGTTTTATCTTATTTACACTAAATTAGGAATAAAAAAAACGGGATATTTACTGCTTTTTGTTGCCGTTTTAGTATTGGCAACAGATCAGATCACCAATTTGTTTAAATATACCTTTCAGCGTGCAAGGCCTTGTAATAATCCCGAAATAAACACTATTATAAGAATTGTTCAGTCACGTAATTCTTTTAGCTTTTTTTCAGGCCATGCAGCAAATACAATGGCTGTAGCGACTTTTTTATATCTTATTTTCAAAAAACAGTTCAAATATTTTGGTTTACTGTTTTTATGGCCGTTAATCTTCGCTTACAGCCGAATTTATCTAGGCCTTCATTATCCATTAGATATCCTTTCAGGTTATTTGTGCGGTTTAATTACTGGTTACGGCATGTATAAAATCTACCAATGGGCAGTCAGAAAAGAAAAAATTTAA
- a CDS encoding acetyl-CoA hydrolase/transferase family protein — protein MEKYVTAEEAVKTVKSGDRVYLQAAGATPTILANALAERASELRNVEICHLHTEGEARYANPELAESFHVNSFFIGGNVRHTLKAGNGSYTPVFLSELPRLFRRNVLPLDVVFIHVSPPDNHGYCSLGVSVEASIAAIENAKIVIAQVNPQMPRTFGDGILHISEITYLVAVDVPIYSHEEEPFTAEEDKIGDYIASLIEDRSTLQMGIGSIPNAALSKLGNHKDLGLHTEMFSDGVIDLIESNVINCNYKGSLRGRVLSTFILGSKRLYDFVDNNPFIELRESSTVNDTARIRKNPKMIAINSAIEVDLTGQVCADSIGPRMYSGVGGQMDFIRGASLSDGGKAIIALPSTTKNGVSRIVPFLKHGAGVVTTRGHIQYVITENGIADLYGKTLKQRAVEMVKIAHSDHQESIEREYFYLLEKM, from the coding sequence ATGGAAAAATATGTTACTGCAGAAGAAGCTGTAAAGACAGTAAAATCAGGTGACAGAGTATATCTGCAGGCAGCTGGGGCAACACCGACAATTCTGGCTAATGCATTGGCCGAAAGAGCTTCGGAATTGCGCAATGTAGAAATATGCCATCTGCATACTGAAGGCGAAGCACGATACGCCAATCCTGAGCTTGCAGAAAGTTTTCATGTCAATTCCTTTTTTATTGGCGGGAATGTCCGGCATACTTTAAAGGCGGGGAATGGCTCTTATACTCCTGTCTTTTTGAGTGAATTGCCACGTTTGTTTCGGAGAAATGTCCTGCCTTTAGATGTGGTTTTTATTCATGTTTCGCCTCCCGATAATCATGGGTATTGTTCTCTTGGAGTTTCGGTGGAAGCTTCGATTGCAGCGATTGAGAATGCAAAAATTGTGATCGCACAGGTAAATCCGCAGATGCCGAGAACTTTTGGCGACGGGATTCTTCATATTTCAGAGATAACGTATTTGGTAGCTGTGGATGTCCCGATTTATTCTCATGAAGAGGAGCCTTTTACTGCCGAAGAAGATAAAATAGGAGATTATATTGCCTCTTTGATTGAAGACAGAAGCACGCTCCAAATGGGGATCGGGTCTATTCCAAATGCCGCTTTGAGCAAATTAGGAAATCATAAAGATTTAGGCCTGCATACCGAAATGTTTTCAGACGGCGTGATTGATCTGATAGAAAGCAACGTGATAAATTGTAATTATAAAGGATCATTAAGAGGAAGAGTGCTGTCTACTTTTATACTAGGATCCAAACGCCTTTATGATTTTGTAGATAACAATCCATTTATTGAATTACGGGAATCATCTACGGTTAACGATACCGCCCGAATTCGGAAAAATCCAAAAATGATTGCTATCAATTCAGCAATAGAAGTCGATTTAACAGGGCAGGTCTGTGCCGATTCTATAGGTCCAAGAATGTATTCGGGTGTTGGAGGACAAATGGATTTTATACGCGGTGCATCTTTGAGTGATGGCGGAAAAGCGATTATTGCCCTGCCGTCTACCACCAAAAACGGTGTGAGCAGAATTGTTCCTTTCTTGAAGCATGGAGCAGGAGTGGTGACAACTAGAGGTCATATTCAGTATGTAATTACCGAAAACGGAATTGCCGATTTGTATGGTAAAACTTTAAAACAGCGAGCTGTAGAAATGGTTAAGATTGCTCATTCAGACCATCAGGAAAGTATTGAACGGGAATATTTTTATCTGCTGGAAAAAATGTAG
- a CDS encoding DUF445 domain-containing protein, with amino-acid sequence MNTTVEQENSKKERELIQMKRIALILLGAAVVLFVIANVYGINWMKALSEAAMVGGIADWFAVVALFRHPLGIPIPHTALIPGNKDKIGENLGDFVSNEFLTREKLEVKIEQFNVAIKASDWLMNEKNANLVANLIAENVIPSVLKTIDDAEVQNFVQAQFSDKLRKLNFAEWIALGLESLAKSEKQEELVTNVLKTLIVELQNNKHLIEEKVKNSTPFLSFGLADKKITEGVFNGLYDFLVEASHKDSAIRKRISEYLMQFIEELKESPEMQQKVNDLVFGFANKKEVQDYISGIWKEIKTAVANDLAQKEESVIKKSISNMIQGFGKGIQNDQLLMDKINNFVKNDMLSVLINNKKMIGDLIASTVKSWDTDEVSEKLELEIGKDLQYIRINGTLVGGLAGLLIYAVENVLHSFIL; translated from the coding sequence ATGAACACAACGGTAGAACAGGAAAACAGTAAAAAAGAAAGGGAATTGATCCAAATGAAAAGAATTGCTTTAATTCTTTTGGGAGCAGCAGTAGTTCTTTTTGTAATTGCCAATGTGTATGGAATTAATTGGATGAAAGCTTTGAGCGAAGCAGCAATGGTGGGAGGCATCGCCGATTGGTTTGCAGTGGTAGCGCTGTTTAGGCATCCGTTGGGGATTCCAATTCCACATACGGCTTTGATTCCGGGTAATAAGGATAAAATAGGAGAGAACCTTGGGGATTTTGTTTCGAATGAATTTCTAACTAGAGAAAAATTGGAAGTAAAAATTGAACAGTTCAATGTTGCCATAAAAGCTTCGGACTGGCTGATGAATGAGAAGAATGCCAATTTAGTTGCCAATTTGATTGCCGAAAATGTGATTCCTAGCGTTCTGAAAACCATTGATGATGCCGAAGTTCAGAATTTTGTGCAGGCGCAATTTAGCGATAAGCTGCGTAAATTAAATTTTGCCGAATGGATTGCTCTTGGTTTGGAATCCTTGGCCAAAAGCGAAAAGCAGGAAGAACTGGTAACGAATGTTCTGAAAACACTTATCGTTGAATTGCAGAATAATAAACATCTGATTGAAGAAAAGGTAAAAAATTCTACGCCATTTCTCTCTTTTGGCTTGGCCGACAAAAAAATAACCGAAGGCGTTTTTAACGGTCTCTATGATTTTTTGGTGGAAGCAAGTCATAAAGACAGTGCAATTCGAAAAAGAATCAGCGAGTATCTGATGCAGTTTATAGAAGAGCTGAAGGAATCGCCCGAAATGCAGCAAAAAGTCAATGATTTGGTTTTTGGCTTTGCCAATAAAAAAGAAGTGCAGGATTACATCAGCGGAATCTGGAAGGAAATTAAAACGGCTGTCGCTAATGATCTGGCACAAAAAGAAGAATCAGTGATAAAAAAGAGCATTTCCAATATGATTCAGGGTTTTGGCAAAGGAATTCAAAATGACCAATTGTTGATGGACAAGATTAATAATTTTGTCAAAAATGATATGCTGTCAGTGCTTATCAACAACAAAAAAATGATTGGTGACCTGATAGCTTCCACAGTAAAAAGCTGGGACACTGATGAAGTTTCTGAAAAATTGGAATTGGAAATAGGGAAAGATCTTCAATACATTCGGATTAATGGTACGCTTGTGGGCGGTTTGGCAGGGCTTCTGATCTATGCCGTTGAGAATGTACTGCACAGTTTTATTTTGTAA
- a CDS encoding TetR/AcrR family transcriptional regulator: protein MNTILSNIKIQVNEKLYVKDPETSDLGKKIIENSILLIDEIGIEHFTFKKLGEKIGSNESSIYRYFENKHKLVVYLSSWYWGWMEYKLVFVTTNISNPAEKLQKAITIVTEKIIDDLSTKHINEAILNKIIISEFSKTLYTKEVDDDNKEGYFLVYKRVINRLISIIQEVNPDYSYAKSLASSIVEGSLHQHFLTEHLKTITDCNTPETITSFYLDLVNRILSK, encoded by the coding sequence ATGAACACTATACTATCAAACATAAAAATTCAAGTCAACGAAAAGCTGTACGTAAAGGATCCCGAAACTTCTGATTTAGGTAAAAAAATAATCGAAAACAGTATTCTTTTAATTGATGAAATCGGGATTGAACACTTTACTTTCAAAAAACTGGGTGAAAAAATTGGTTCCAATGAAAGTTCCATTTACAGGTATTTTGAAAACAAACACAAATTAGTAGTTTATTTATCATCTTGGTATTGGGGATGGATGGAATATAAATTGGTTTTTGTCACAACCAATATTTCAAATCCGGCCGAAAAACTGCAAAAAGCAATAACGATTGTCACCGAAAAAATTATTGATGATCTCAGCACAAAACATATTAATGAAGCTATTTTGAATAAAATTATAATTTCAGAATTTAGCAAAACACTGTACACAAAAGAAGTGGATGACGATAACAAAGAGGGTTATTTTTTGGTTTATAAAAGAGTAATAAACCGGCTTATCAGTATTATACAGGAAGTTAACCCAGATTACAGTTATGCCAAAAGTTTAGCATCAAGTATTGTGGAGGGAAGCTTACATCAGCACTTTTTAACCGAACATTTAAAAACAATTACGGACTGCAATACACCCGAAACTATAACTTCATTTTACTTAGATTTAGTGAACCGAATACTTTCCAAATAA
- a CDS encoding peptidase domain-containing ABC transporter — MTPLKRFYNLLELDKKDVLQIFFYAIFAGLISLSLPLGIQAIINFIQSGRVSASWIVLTIIVVAGVALVGILSLMQLRITENLQQKIFVRSSFEFAARLPKIKFDALYSTYPPELANRFFDTLTIQKGTSKLLIDFSAALLQIAFGLILLSLYHPFFIVFGIMLFFLLYFIFKFSYKSGLETSLKESKFKYKVAGWLQEVARNNFSFRNQLNYDYALHKNDLLVNDYLNYREKHFNIIKNQFIQLILFKVLITASLLAIGGYLVLSQEMNIGQFVAAEIIILLVITSVEKIIIGLETFYDVLTSVEKIGQVTDMDLEEEAYESYDNCYTNISLETENLIFKFPEAEQNTLRRISLKIEQGERIFIDGKNGSGKTTLIRILSGLLQPTTGSFYINDDTFKKINLKQYRSQIGSIIYGETLFEGSILDNITFKDAAITPEDLKWAIHGVQLTNHIKSLPKGLDTIVFPEGKQLSSSNSQKILLARSIIHKPKILFYEDPTDTMDESTANEIIDFITSKEHTWTIIVSSKNPYWRTKSNRIITMQDGKILLDSKN; from the coding sequence ATGACACCTTTAAAAAGATTTTATAATTTGCTTGAACTAGACAAAAAGGATGTGCTGCAAATTTTTTTCTACGCCATTTTTGCAGGACTTATCAGCTTGTCGCTGCCGTTAGGAATTCAAGCCATCATCAATTTTATCCAATCGGGGCGAGTGAGCGCTTCGTGGATTGTTTTGACAATTATAGTAGTGGCTGGAGTTGCACTTGTTGGAATTTTGTCACTTATGCAGCTTAGAATCACAGAAAATTTACAGCAGAAGATATTTGTACGTTCTTCTTTTGAATTTGCAGCACGTTTACCAAAAATAAAATTTGACGCTCTGTACAGCACTTATCCTCCCGAATTAGCCAACCGTTTTTTTGACACTTTAACAATACAAAAAGGAACCTCCAAATTATTAATTGATTTTTCGGCGGCCTTATTACAAATTGCTTTTGGACTGATACTGCTTTCATTGTATCATCCGTTTTTTATTGTTTTTGGTATAATGCTATTCTTTTTATTGTACTTCATTTTTAAATTCTCGTATAAATCAGGTTTAGAAACAAGTTTAAAGGAATCTAAATTTAAATACAAAGTTGCTGGCTGGCTGCAGGAAGTTGCACGCAATAATTTCAGTTTCCGCAATCAGTTAAATTATGATTATGCATTACATAAAAATGACTTATTGGTTAATGACTATCTCAATTACAGAGAAAAACATTTCAATATAATTAAGAATCAATTTATACAATTAATACTTTTCAAAGTTTTAATAACGGCAAGTTTGCTAGCGATTGGCGGTTATTTAGTATTATCACAGGAAATGAATATCGGGCAATTTGTCGCTGCCGAAATCATTATTTTACTGGTTATCACTTCTGTTGAAAAAATTATCATTGGCTTGGAAACATTTTACGATGTTTTAACTTCTGTTGAAAAAATTGGCCAGGTAACCGACATGGATCTTGAAGAAGAAGCATACGAATCCTATGATAACTGCTACACCAATATCAGCCTTGAAACTGAAAATCTAATTTTTAAATTCCCAGAAGCCGAGCAAAACACTTTACGCCGAATCAGCCTGAAAATCGAACAAGGCGAACGCATATTTATTGATGGTAAAAATGGCTCTGGAAAGACAACCTTAATCCGAATTCTTTCGGGACTGCTGCAGCCTACTACAGGTTCTTTTTATATTAACGATGATACTTTCAAAAAAATAAACTTAAAACAATACCGCTCCCAAATTGGCAGTATTATTTATGGCGAAACGCTGTTTGAAGGAAGTATCCTGGACAACATCACTTTTAAAGATGCAGCAATTACACCCGAAGATCTAAAATGGGCCATTCATGGTGTACAGCTTACCAATCATATAAAATCATTGCCAAAGGGCTTGGACACCATTGTTTTTCCAGAAGGAAAGCAATTATCATCCTCCAACAGCCAAAAAATATTATTGGCACGAAGTATCATCCATAAGCCAAAAATACTTTTTTATGAAGATCCAACAGACACCATGGACGAAAGCACAGCCAATGAAATTATCGATTTCATTACTTCCAAAGAACATACGTGGACTATTATAGTTTCGTCCAAAAATCCGTATTGGAGAACCAAAAGCAATCGCATCATAACGATGCAGGACGGTAAAATTTTATTAGACTCTAAAAACTAA
- a CDS encoding HlyD family secretion protein, which yields MLNISENNKINQSLQGFKTMQTLENKKDYKILNKIIISVSILGFCIFFLPWTQNISGSGSVTTLKPNQRPQSIQSVISGRIEKWYVQEGDFVQKGDTILYISEIKEDYMDPNLVANTKNQVDAKKQSVQSYESKVESLNSQLAAIESEKRLKLEQAQNKIKQARLKIKSDSIDLIAANTQLKIATTQLNRSLQLNKEGLKPLTDVEEKRLKLQDAEAKIINQENKLLSSKNDYINTKVEINRITAEYSEKAAKSESDQFTAKSSQYDAAAQVSKLENQYNNYSIRNNMYYIKAAQSGYINRALQSGIGETIKEGTAIATIMPSAYDIAVETYVNPIDLPLIRKGEKVRVWFDGWPTIVFSGWPNASYGTFGGKVVAIENFISDNGKYRVLIAPDKDEEAWPKQVSIGSGAQTLALLDTVPIWFEIWRTLNGFPPNYYKKDTKPSKEKK from the coding sequence ATGCTGAATATCTCTGAAAACAATAAGATAAACCAATCACTGCAGGGCTTTAAAACAATGCAGACACTTGAAAACAAAAAGGATTATAAAATTTTAAATAAAATCATAATCAGTGTTTCGATACTAGGTTTTTGCATATTCTTTCTGCCTTGGACTCAAAATATATCGGGTTCAGGATCGGTAACTACTCTTAAACCCAATCAGAGGCCACAATCGATACAAAGTGTAATTTCGGGACGAATCGAAAAATGGTATGTTCAGGAAGGTGACTTCGTGCAAAAAGGCGACACTATTTTATACATCTCAGAAATAAAAGAGGATTATATGGATCCCAATTTGGTTGCGAATACCAAAAACCAAGTGGACGCCAAAAAACAATCTGTACAATCCTATGAATCGAAAGTAGAAAGCCTGAACAGTCAGTTAGCGGCAATTGAATCTGAAAAAAGACTCAAACTCGAACAGGCTCAAAACAAAATCAAGCAGGCACGTTTGAAAATCAAAAGCGACAGTATTGATTTGATCGCCGCCAACACCCAGCTCAAAATTGCCACTACCCAGCTCAACCGTTCCTTGCAATTAAACAAGGAAGGCTTAAAACCTTTGACTGATGTAGAAGAAAAACGCTTAAAACTGCAGGATGCCGAAGCCAAAATCATCAATCAGGAGAACAAATTATTAAGCAGCAAAAACGATTATATCAATACAAAAGTCGAAATAAACCGCATCACAGCTGAATATTCTGAAAAAGCAGCCAAATCGGAAAGCGATCAGTTTACAGCCAAAAGCAGCCAATATGATGCTGCCGCACAGGTAAGCAAATTGGAAAATCAATACAACAATTACAGCATCCGCAACAACATGTATTACATCAAAGCGGCACAAAGCGGCTACATCAACAGAGCCTTACAATCTGGAATTGGAGAAACCATAAAAGAAGGAACTGCCATTGCGACTATAATGCCTTCTGCATACGATATTGCTGTAGAAACCTATGTGAATCCTATTGACCTGCCGTTAATCCGCAAAGGAGAAAAAGTCAGAGTCTGGTTTGACGGATGGCCTACTATCGTTTTTTCCGGATGGCCGAATGCGTCTTACGGTACCTTTGGCGGTAAAGTGGTTGCTATCGAAAACTTCATCAGCGATAATGGAAAATACCGAGTGTTAATTGCTCCGGACAAAGATGAAGAAGCATGGCCAAAACAAGTAAGCATCGGTTCGGGAGCACAAACATTGGCCTTATTGGATACTGTACCCATTTGGTTTGAAATATGGAGAACCTTAAACGGATTTCCTCCTAATTATTATAAAAAAGATACGAAACCATCTAAAGAAAAGAAATAA
- a CDS encoding TolC family protein has product MKRLFYLLLFFSIVTQGQETASKELSYNEFLGYVKKYHPLVKNAQLELNKAQAELMMARGSFDPKIEVDYAQKQFKGKEYYSILNSSFKIPTWYGVEIKAGFDDNEGYYLNPQNTTPAQGLTSLGISVPLGQGLWINKRMADLRKAKMQIELSTAEVKLEAIGVLYDASLAYFNWKKNYEEVQLYDNYTKNAKKRNAGIQSLIQQGDKPAIDSVESGIIVKNRILSLEDSKLKLIKAKLELSNFLWLENAVPMEISDDLIPETELENTIQETLKTNNLATDGFSIENHPKINALQSKIDILNVERKLNANELLPKIDIGYSYLSEPKYFNEFQTDDYKIGLDFSFPLFLRKERGKLKLTKFKIQETEYILDVEKIQLANKIEAQKTEITSLAKQLKLIKDLSKDNQTMLQSEERLFSFGESSLFLINTRENNLVSAQLAQINLANRFYVSNSELFKIMANPN; this is encoded by the coding sequence ATGAAACGACTTTTCTACCTATTATTATTTTTTTCAATTGTTACTCAAGGACAGGAAACCGCCTCAAAAGAATTGAGCTACAATGAATTTTTGGGTTATGTAAAAAAATACCATCCATTGGTCAAAAACGCGCAGCTTGAACTCAATAAAGCACAAGCCGAATTAATGATGGCGCGTGGCAGCTTCGATCCAAAAATTGAAGTGGATTACGCCCAAAAACAATTTAAAGGCAAAGAATATTATTCGATTTTAAACAGCAGTTTTAAAATTCCGACTTGGTACGGAGTCGAAATAAAAGCTGGTTTTGACGACAACGAAGGGTATTACCTGAATCCACAAAACACAACTCCTGCTCAAGGTCTAACCTCACTAGGAATCAGTGTCCCGTTAGGGCAAGGTTTATGGATTAATAAAAGAATGGCAGATTTACGCAAAGCAAAAATGCAGATAGAATTAAGCACCGCTGAAGTGAAACTGGAAGCAATCGGCGTTTTATATGATGCGTCGCTGGCCTACTTCAACTGGAAAAAAAACTATGAGGAAGTGCAATTGTATGACAACTATACCAAAAATGCGAAGAAACGAAATGCCGGAATTCAGTCATTGATACAGCAAGGAGACAAACCTGCTATTGATAGTGTAGAATCGGGAATCATTGTAAAAAACAGAATTTTGAGTTTGGAGGATTCTAAACTAAAACTAATCAAAGCAAAACTGGAATTATCCAATTTTTTATGGCTGGAGAATGCAGTCCCAATGGAAATCTCAGATGACTTAATTCCAGAAACAGAGCTCGAAAACACGATTCAGGAGACATTAAAAACCAACAATTTAGCCACTGACGGTTTTTCAATTGAAAATCATCCTAAAATAAATGCGCTGCAAAGCAAGATTGACATTCTGAATGTAGAGCGAAAATTGAATGCCAATGAACTGCTGCCGAAAATCGATATTGGCTATTCTTATTTATCGGAACCAAAATATTTTAATGAATTTCAAACGGATGATTATAAAATAGGTTTAGACTTTTCGTTTCCATTATTCTTAAGAAAAGAACGAGGCAAATTAAAATTGACTAAATTTAAAATTCAGGAAACCGAATACATTTTAGATGTAGAAAAAATACAGCTCGCTAATAAAATTGAAGCTCAAAAAACAGAAATCACTTCACTCGCTAAACAACTAAAATTAATTAAAGACTTGTCAAAAGACAACCAGACGATGCTGCAATCGGAGGAGCGATTGTTCTCTTTTGGGGAAAGTTCATTGTTTTTAATCAACACCCGCGAAAACAATTTGGTCAGTGCACAACTGGCACAAATCAATCTTGCTAATCGTTTTTACGTATCCAATTCAGAACTTTTTAAAATTATGGCGAATCCAAATTAA